One genomic segment of Pedobacter endophyticus includes these proteins:
- a CDS encoding glycoside hydrolase family 78 protein has product MKKFSLLSKKILFTIFIISAASAVFAQKIALKDLTVEHLVNPFSVDNPHPRFSWKLISAIKNTTQARYEIKLLTADKKIIWNPKVTNSQSVLVEYNGPALSSKTQYFWQVKVTDNHGNTSSWSPVQKFQTGLKAEDWKAKWISVAGKDSSLASPIFRKTFDLNKKVRSATAYITAKGLYEASINGQRISDHYFMPGWTSYKNHIQYQVYDLTASLKIGGNVVGVALGDGWFKGRIGFANQKHFYGDTRALLFQLEVVYSDGTKEIINSDDSWKYNYGPTTASNIYDGDTYDARKELPGWDTPGYSASADWKAVGILPNGPEKLVGMSGPPVTKHEELKALKIFKTPAGETVVDFGQNMVGWVQLKAKGPAGTTITVQHAEVLDKAGNFYTTNLRSAKQTNTYILKGGAGQVFQPHFSFQGFRYIKVNGYPGELKLDDLTAVAVYSAMQQTGKFTTSNPLLNQLQHNIQWGQKGNFVDVPTDCPQRDERLGWTGDAQAFATTAAYNMDVSAFFTKWMKDVSADQLSNGSVPYVVPNVLNSGDSGSAGWADVATIIPWDMYVSYADKGMLESQYLSMKSWVDYVSSVAKGNLWNSGNHFGDWLFYRPNDDNDGRAAVTDKYMIAQTFYAHSTQLLINAAKVLGKSDDAAKYESLLQKIKSAYVAEYLTPNGKLVSNTQTAYVLALQFDMLPENLRQQAAQRLVDNVRSYGTHLTTGFLGTPYLCHVLSRFNHGNVAYDLLMQESYPSWLYPVKMGATTIWERWDGIKQDGTFQTPDMNSFNHYAYGAIGDWMYKNIAGINPIAAQPGYKEILIAPKPGGKLTSASGELETVYGTVKSSWTIANGVFKLDVTIPANTTAAVVLPNTAQRQAIGSGVYHFETKF; this is encoded by the coding sequence ATGAAAAAGTTCAGCCTGCTATCCAAAAAAATCCTGTTCACCATATTTATAATTAGTGCCGCGTCAGCCGTTTTTGCACAAAAAATTGCGTTGAAGGATTTAACTGTTGAGCATCTGGTAAATCCTTTTAGCGTTGATAATCCACATCCGCGTTTTAGCTGGAAACTCATTTCCGCGATCAAAAACACAACACAGGCCAGATATGAAATCAAGCTGTTAACGGCAGATAAAAAAATAATCTGGAACCCCAAAGTGACCAACAGCCAGTCGGTACTGGTAGAATATAACGGGCCCGCACTCTCATCAAAAACACAATACTTTTGGCAGGTAAAGGTAACCGACAATCACGGCAACACATCGTCATGGTCGCCCGTGCAAAAATTTCAAACCGGGTTAAAAGCCGAAGATTGGAAAGCAAAATGGATCAGTGTTGCAGGAAAAGACTCATCGTTGGCCAGCCCGATATTTAGAAAAACATTCGATTTAAACAAGAAAGTAAGGTCAGCAACAGCGTACATCACCGCAAAGGGACTGTATGAAGCATCGATCAATGGGCAAAGAATTAGCGATCATTACTTTATGCCCGGATGGACGAGTTACAAAAACCACATCCAATATCAGGTATACGATTTAACTGCATCTTTAAAAATCGGAGGAAACGTTGTCGGCGTTGCACTTGGCGACGGTTGGTTTAAAGGTAGAATTGGCTTCGCGAACCAAAAGCACTTTTATGGCGATACAAGAGCGTTGCTTTTTCAGCTTGAGGTAGTTTATAGCGACGGAACAAAAGAAATCATCAATAGCGACGATTCCTGGAAGTACAACTACGGGCCCACCACGGCGTCGAACATCTATGATGGCGATACTTACGATGCCCGTAAGGAATTACCCGGATGGGATACCCCTGGCTACAGCGCATCTGCAGATTGGAAAGCAGTTGGCATATTGCCCAACGGACCCGAGAAATTGGTGGGAATGAGTGGTCCTCCGGTAACAAAGCACGAAGAACTAAAGGCCCTTAAGATTTTTAAAACTCCCGCAGGAGAAACAGTAGTCGATTTTGGCCAAAACATGGTCGGCTGGGTACAATTAAAGGCAAAAGGGCCGGCAGGAACAACCATTACCGTTCAACATGCCGAAGTATTAGATAAGGCCGGTAATTTTTACACCACAAATCTGCGAAGCGCCAAACAAACCAATACCTATATTTTAAAAGGAGGTGCCGGGCAGGTTTTTCAGCCTCATTTCAGTTTTCAGGGTTTCAGATACATTAAGGTAAACGGCTATCCGGGCGAGCTTAAATTAGATGATTTAACCGCAGTAGCAGTATATTCGGCTATGCAGCAGACAGGAAAGTTTACCACCTCAAACCCTTTATTAAACCAGCTGCAGCACAACATTCAATGGGGCCAAAAAGGAAACTTTGTCGATGTACCTACTGATTGTCCTCAAAGAGATGAGCGCTTGGGTTGGACGGGTGATGCGCAGGCATTTGCCACTACGGCGGCTTATAACATGGATGTTTCGGCTTTCTTTACTAAATGGATGAAAGATGTAAGCGCCGATCAGTTATCAAATGGAAGCGTGCCTTACGTGGTACCGAACGTGCTCAATAGCGGCGATTCGGGATCGGCGGGCTGGGCCGATGTAGCGACGATTATTCCATGGGATATGTACGTTTCTTATGCAGATAAGGGAATGCTGGAAAGTCAGTATCTGAGCATGAAAAGTTGGGTAGATTACGTTTCATCAGTGGCCAAAGGCAACCTGTGGAATAGCGGTAACCACTTCGGAGATTGGCTTTTTTACCGCCCTAACGATGATAACGACGGCCGTGCGGCAGTAACCGATAAATATATGATTGCGCAAACTTTTTATGCGCACTCCACACAACTGCTGATTAATGCGGCTAAAGTGCTTGGTAAATCCGATGACGCGGCCAAATACGAATCGTTACTGCAAAAAATAAAATCGGCGTACGTTGCCGAGTATTTAACGCCCAACGGCAAACTCGTTTCCAATACACAAACCGCGTATGTTTTAGCACTGCAATTTGATATGTTGCCAGAAAACCTTCGCCAACAGGCGGCGCAACGACTGGTTGATAATGTTCGAAGCTACGGAACCCACCTCACCACGGGCTTTTTAGGTACGCCGTATTTATGCCATGTACTAAGCAGGTTTAACCACGGCAATGTAGCTTACGATCTGCTCATGCAAGAAAGTTATCCATCGTGGTTGTATCCCGTAAAAATGGGCGCAACTACAATTTGGGAGCGTTGGGACGGAATTAAACAAGACGGAACATTTCAAACCCCCGATATGAACTCCTTTAATCATTACGCTTATGGCGCCATTGGCGATTGGATGTACAAAAATATTGCTGGCATTAATCCAATTGCTGCACAGCCCGGCTACAAGGAAATTCTTATTGCACCTAAGCCCGGCGGCAAGTTGACCAGTGCAAGTGGCGAGTTAGAAACCGTTTATGGAACGGTTAAATCTTCGTGGACTATTGCAAATGGGGTTTTCAAGCTCGATGTCACTATTCCTGCCAATACAACTGCTGCGGTGGTGCTTCCTAACACGGCGCAAAGACAAGCCATTGGTTCAGGAGTTTATCATTTCGAGACCAAGTTTTAA
- a CDS encoding HipA domain-containing protein, which translates to MNKKCLYCFKDLSRERSGEYHEQCSLAFFGTKQQPDFSYRLEQMDELARNVINRSIAVPGVQPKISLSLVNNTLEDSKNGRLTVVGALGGNYIFKPPSQYFPQLPENEHLTMKMADSFGIKTAQSSLIRLKSGELSFITKRFDRTEKGKKLHMIDMYQILDAFDKYKSSMEKVGKAVGQYSSLPMFDKLYYFELAVFSFVTGNNDMHLKNFSMLLTDGNWRLAPAYDLLNVTIANPDDKDELALTLEGKRKKLELQHFLRFGANLGLNDKQIQKVFQKFGAFHEHAKQQIAQSFLSSEYRESYAQLMIDRYKALHLI; encoded by the coding sequence ATGAATAAAAAATGTTTGTATTGCTTTAAGGATCTATCAAGAGAGCGCAGCGGAGAGTATCATGAGCAGTGCAGTTTGGCCTTTTTTGGAACCAAACAACAACCTGATTTCTCCTATCGTCTCGAACAAATGGATGAGTTGGCAAGGAATGTAATTAATCGAAGTATTGCGGTTCCAGGTGTTCAACCTAAAATCTCTTTGTCTTTGGTCAACAATACTTTAGAGGATAGCAAAAATGGCAGACTAACCGTAGTTGGCGCACTTGGTGGCAATTATATATTTAAACCGCCTTCTCAATATTTCCCTCAACTGCCAGAGAATGAGCATTTAACTATGAAGATGGCGGATTCTTTCGGAATAAAAACTGCGCAGTCCAGCCTTATTCGCCTCAAGTCTGGTGAGCTATCGTTTATAACAAAAAGGTTTGATCGTACAGAAAAAGGAAAAAAACTTCATATGATCGACATGTACCAGATTCTGGACGCCTTTGATAAGTATAAAAGTTCAATGGAAAAGGTTGGCAAAGCTGTTGGGCAATATTCAAGCCTCCCGATGTTCGATAAACTATATTACTTCGAACTGGCAGTCTTCAGTTTTGTTACCGGAAACAATGATATGCACCTCAAGAATTTTTCCATGCTTCTTACTGATGGAAATTGGCGTTTGGCACCCGCCTACGATCTATTGAATGTTACTATTGCCAATCCAGATGATAAGGACGAGCTTGCGCTAACATTAGAAGGCAAAAGAAAAAAGCTGGAGTTACAACACTTTCTTCGTTTCGGTGCTAATTTGGGCCTGAACGACAAACAAATACAAAAAGTTTTCCAAAAATTTGGGGCCTTTCACGAACATGCAAAGCAGCAGATTGCCCAGTCGTTTCTTTCCAGTGAGTATAGAGAATCGTATGCTCAGCTGATGATCGATCGATATAAAGCTTTACATCTCATTTAG
- a CDS encoding HipA N-terminal domain-containing protein: MRQAEVYYQELLAGILTETDDGEYTFKYETNYVNDYPKMFITFSMPVQAEKFVAKRLFPFFEGLIPEGWLLDIASETLKIRQQDRMGLLLACCQDCIGAVSIRPMVKSDE, from the coding sequence ATGAGACAGGCAGAGGTTTACTATCAGGAATTACTCGCGGGCATACTTACAGAAACCGACGACGGTGAGTACACATTTAAATATGAAACCAATTATGTAAACGATTATCCGAAAATGTTCATTACATTTTCAATGCCTGTACAAGCAGAGAAATTTGTAGCAAAAAGGTTATTTCCTTTCTTCGAAGGTCTCATCCCCGAAGGCTGGCTCTTGGATATTGCCTCCGAAACCTTGAAAATTCGTCAACAGGATAGAATGGGGCTTCTTTTAGCTTGTTGCCAAGATTGTATTGGAGCTGTAAGTATTCGACCAATGGTTAAAAGCGATGAATAA
- a CDS encoding type II toxin-antitoxin system Y4mF family antitoxin, with amino-acid sequence MESLAQFLKNKRKEEGLTQEMFADRAGVALTVIRKIEQGKKNLNLTSVNQVLEMFGYVLAPVKADSRSDGSEI; translated from the coding sequence ATGGAAAGCCTGGCACAATTTTTAAAAAATAAGCGAAAAGAAGAAGGATTGACGCAAGAAATGTTTGCTGACAGGGCAGGAGTGGCCCTTACTGTAATACGTAAAATTGAGCAGGGAAAAAAAAATCTAAACTTAACTAGTGTTAATCAGGTGCTAGAAATGTTTGGATATGTTTTGGCTCCGGTTAAAGCAGACAGCCGTTCTGATGGAAGCGAGATATGA
- a CDS encoding riboflavin synthase has translation MFTGIIETLGEVTAIKNDHTNIHFTISSAISHELKIDQSVAHNGVCLTVVALNDDSHTVTAIDETLNKTNLKSVKVGSKVNLERCMQMNARLDGHIVQGHVDQTATCIKREEIDGSWEFRFKYDASKGNVTVEKGSACVNGISLTVVNSADDEFSVFIIPYTFEHTNLQEVQVGDTVNLEFDIIGKYVARLMGK, from the coding sequence ATGTTCACTGGAATTATAGAAACACTTGGCGAAGTAACAGCCATAAAAAACGATCATACCAACATCCACTTCACCATTTCTTCGGCCATTAGCCACGAGCTAAAAATCGACCAAAGCGTGGCGCATAACGGCGTTTGCCTCACAGTTGTAGCGTTAAACGATGATTCGCATACGGTAACGGCTATCGACGAAACGCTGAATAAAACGAATTTGAAAAGTGTAAAAGTAGGTAGCAAAGTAAACCTCGAACGTTGCATGCAAATGAATGCCCGTTTAGATGGACATATTGTACAAGGACATGTAGACCAGACGGCAACCTGTATTAAACGTGAGGAAATTGACGGAAGCTGGGAGTTTCGTTTTAAATATGATGCTTCAAAAGGTAACGTAACTGTCGAAAAAGGTTCGGCCTGCGTAAATGGAATAAGCTTAACCGTTGTTAATTCTGCCGATGATGAGTTCTCTGTTTTCATTATTCCATACACCTTCGAACATACCAATTTGCAAGAAGTACAGGTGGGTGATACTGTAAACCTCGAATTCGATATTATAGGTAAGTATGTTGCCCGGTTGATGGGAAAATAA
- the accC gene encoding acetyl-CoA carboxylase biotin carboxylase subunit, producing MLENSKYQTQISKILIANRGEIALRIMRSAREMGIATVAVFSEADRNALHVRYADEAIFIGPAPSNQSYLVGEKMIEACKKTGAEAIHPGYGFLSENASFAQMVADAGLILIGPSPQAMEIMGNKLSAKAAALKYNIPMVPGTEEAIKDVNEAKQTAIEVGFPILIKAAAGGGGKGMRIVERSEDFEEQMQLAVSEATSAFGDGSVFIERYVTSPRHIEIQVLGDAHGNIVHLFERECSVQRRHQKVVEEAPSSVLSPEIRAAMGKCAVDVARSVNYTGAGTVEFILDENLDFFFLEMNTRLQVEHPVTELITGVDLVKEQIKIAAGEKLSFSQEDLTINGHAVELRVYAEDPKNNFLPDIGTLRTYKTPKGNGVRIDDGFEQGMEIPIYYDPMIAKLITHGKDRDEAIQRMIRAIEEYEITGIETTLAFGSFVMKHEAFKTGKFDTHFVNKYFKPENLATQHEDEALIAAIIGANLFSLANKRVDNPSETKKQSSDWRRNRLKN from the coding sequence ATGTTAGAAAACTCCAAATACCAAACCCAAATCTCCAAAATCCTGATTGCCAACAGAGGCGAAATTGCACTCCGCATCATGCGGTCGGCCAGGGAAATGGGTATAGCAACCGTTGCTGTATTTTCAGAAGCCGATCGGAACGCATTGCATGTTCGCTATGCAGATGAGGCCATTTTTATAGGCCCTGCCCCATCCAATCAGAGCTATCTGGTTGGCGAAAAAATGATCGAAGCCTGCAAAAAAACAGGCGCAGAGGCTATTCATCCTGGTTACGGGTTTTTATCAGAAAATGCCAGCTTTGCCCAAATGGTTGCCGATGCCGGATTGATCTTAATTGGACCTTCGCCACAAGCGATGGAGATTATGGGTAACAAGCTATCGGCAAAGGCCGCCGCACTCAAATATAACATTCCGATGGTTCCCGGCACTGAAGAGGCTATTAAGGATGTAAACGAAGCCAAACAGACCGCCATTGAGGTCGGCTTTCCCATCTTAATCAAAGCCGCTGCGGGTGGTGGTGGAAAAGGCATGCGGATTGTAGAGCGATCAGAAGACTTTGAAGAGCAGATGCAGCTTGCCGTAAGTGAGGCCACTTCGGCCTTTGGCGATGGATCGGTATTTATCGAGCGTTATGTTACCTCGCCACGCCACATTGAAATTCAGGTTTTAGGCGATGCGCATGGAAACATCGTTCATCTGTTTGAGCGTGAATGTTCGGTGCAACGCAGGCATCAAAAAGTGGTTGAAGAAGCACCCTCTTCGGTACTTAGCCCAGAAATCAGGGCGGCTATGGGGAAATGTGCGGTCGACGTTGCCCGATCTGTAAATTACACCGGCGCAGGCACCGTTGAATTTATTCTGGATGAAAACCTCGACTTTTTCTTCCTTGAAATGAACACGCGATTACAGGTGGAGCATCCGGTTACCGAACTAATTACCGGCGTCGACCTGGTTAAAGAACAAATTAAAATAGCAGCCGGAGAAAAGCTGAGCTTCTCGCAAGAAGACTTAACAATTAATGGACATGCCGTAGAATTGCGGGTTTATGCCGAGGATCCGAAGAACAATTTCTTGCCAGATATCGGTACGCTCCGGACTTATAAAACGCCAAAAGGCAATGGCGTCCGAATAGACGACGGCTTTGAGCAAGGAATGGAAATTCCGATTTATTACGATCCGATGATTGCAAAGCTGATTACCCACGGTAAAGATCGCGATGAAGCCATCCAAAGGATGATACGGGCTATTGAAGAATATGAGATTACCGGGATAGAAACTACACTGGCTTTTGGTAGCTTTGTGATGAAACACGAGGCTTTTAAAACAGGCAAGTTCGACACGCATTTTGTAAACAAGTATTTCAAACCCGAAAATTTAGCTACGCAGCATGAAGATGAAGCATTAATTGCGGCAATTATTGGTGCAAATCTTTTTAGTTTGGCTAATAAAAGGGTTGATAATCCTTCGGAAACAAAAAAACAATCTTCTGATTGGAGAAGGAATCGATTGAAGAATTGA
- a CDS encoding threonine aldolase family protein, with protein sequence MNKEILDFRSDTVTRPTAGMLDAMMSAKVGDDVFGEDETVHALETKLAHTFNMEAGLFCPSGTMTNQIAIKCFTQPMDEVICDQTAHVYRYEIGGIAFHSAASVRLLHGERGILTPELIEPEINEDNIHYPNSSLVVLENTVNKGGGACYTLSQIAPIHHLCNIKGLKLHLDGARVFNALVATGDNAHDYGKYFDGISVCLSKGLGAPVGSVLLGTKATIHKARKIRKAFGGGMRQAGFLAAAGIYALDHHVDRLKEDHDHAKALAIALARTSYVKSIMPVETNIVVFEVAPGTAAQTVDRLNDKGLLCNATSASTIRLVTHLDLTPAMIDRAIEIILHL encoded by the coding sequence ATGAATAAAGAAATTTTAGACTTCAGAAGCGACACAGTAACCCGGCCCACTGCCGGGATGCTCGATGCAATGATGAGCGCAAAAGTCGGCGATGATGTTTTTGGCGAAGACGAAACCGTGCATGCACTGGAAACAAAATTGGCCCATACCTTTAATATGGAGGCCGGTTTGTTTTGTCCATCCGGAACTATGACGAACCAGATCGCGATTAAGTGTTTTACGCAGCCGATGGACGAGGTAATTTGCGATCAAACGGCACATGTTTATCGGTATGAAATTGGCGGTATCGCTTTCCATTCTGCCGCATCGGTGAGGCTGCTACATGGCGAGCGAGGCATATTGACACCCGAACTCATCGAACCTGAAATTAATGAAGACAATATCCATTATCCTAACTCGAGCCTGGTGGTACTCGAAAATACCGTTAATAAGGGTGGTGGTGCCTGTTATACGCTGTCGCAAATTGCGCCGATTCATCATCTATGTAATATAAAGGGCTTAAAGCTGCATTTAGATGGTGCCCGGGTTTTTAATGCTTTGGTTGCAACTGGCGATAATGCGCACGATTATGGGAAATATTTTGATGGAATTTCAGTTTGTTTATCCAAGGGATTGGGTGCGCCAGTAGGTTCGGTATTGCTCGGCACAAAGGCCACCATTCATAAGGCACGTAAAATCAGAAAAGCCTTTGGCGGCGGTATGAGGCAAGCGGGCTTTTTGGCAGCGGCCGGTATTTATGCTTTAGACCACCATGTCGATCGCCTAAAAGAAGATCACGATCATGCAAAAGCACTGGCAATTGCGCTGGCACGAACAAGTTACGTGAAATCCATCATGCCTGTTGAAACCAACATTGTGGTATTTGAGGTAGCGCCGGGAACGGCGGCACAAACTGTTGATCGTTTAAATGACAAGGGATTATTGTGTAATGCAACCAGCGCAAGTACAATTCGCCTGGTTACCCATTTAGATTTAACGCCTGCAATGATTGATAGAGCGATTGAAATCATATTACATTTGTAG
- a CDS encoding N-acetylglucosamine kinase, with the protein MIVIADGGSTKTNWCLINEAGRKIYFNTEGYNPYFSKGEYIVKSLNETLPDHLEREKLTGVYYYGAGCSTPGNVKIVADAMKQIFINAEVFVGHDLLASCRALLGNEPGFAAILGTGTNSCLYDGTEITMNIDSLGYFLGDEGSGSFIGKRILSDYMKGYMPKGLREAFYDNYALTNEDIFDNIYNKPLPNRFCASFSKFLYDFKDNYEDYAFSTIDYAFTAFFEALVIHYPNYKDHKLNCVGSVGYSFRDILSIVADRYEMGVGKIIRSPIDDLVHYHLELAPKG; encoded by the coding sequence ATGATAGTAATTGCAGACGGTGGATCGACCAAAACAAATTGGTGTCTGATTAACGAGGCCGGCAGAAAAATTTACTTTAACACCGAGGGTTACAATCCATATTTTTCGAAAGGAGAATACATTGTAAAGTCCTTAAATGAAACTCTTCCAGACCACTTGGAGAGAGAAAAACTTACAGGAGTTTATTACTACGGTGCCGGATGCTCTACGCCAGGGAATGTGAAGATTGTGGCGGATGCCATGAAACAAATCTTTATCAATGCCGAAGTGTTTGTTGGTCATGATTTACTTGCCTCTTGCAGAGCGCTTCTTGGAAACGAGCCAGGATTTGCAGCTATTTTAGGTACAGGAACCAATTCATGCTTATACGATGGCACGGAAATTACCATGAACATCGATTCTTTAGGTTACTTTTTGGGTGATGAAGGAAGCGGATCGTTTATTGGAAAACGTATTTTGAGCGACTACATGAAAGGTTACATGCCGAAAGGCTTACGTGAAGCCTTTTACGATAACTATGCCTTAACAAACGAAGATATTTTCGATAATATTTACAACAAACCTTTACCAAACCGTTTCTGCGCCAGCTTTAGTAAATTCCTTTACGATTTTAAAGACAATTACGAAGATTATGCATTCAGCACCATCGATTATGCCTTTACCGCATTTTTTGAAGCCCTGGTAATTCATTATCCAAACTATAAAGATCATAAATTAAACTGTGTAGGTTCTGTAGGTTACAGTTTCCGCGACATTTTAAGCATTGTTGCCGATCGTTACGAAATGGGCGTTGGCAAAATTATCCGCTCGCCAATAGATGATTTAGTGCATTATCACCTGGAGTTGGCGCCGAAAGGGTAG
- a CDS encoding NUDIX hydrolase: protein MEQILPHLDSVFSIDCVLFGFDGKELKILLIERNEEPFKDWWALPGNIVGPDESLDQSASRILYELTGLRGIYMEQYYAFGDPNRHPQGRVITLAYYALIRLGGDKELRPISTYAKRANWLPITDLPKLAFDHQKIYDKGLEKIKRRIKHQPIAFELLPEKFTLTQLQHVYELVLGKKLDKRNFRKKIVSFGVLKELDEKQKGVSYRAATLYRFDKRKYAKLFGKEISF, encoded by the coding sequence TTGGAACAAATTTTACCTCATTTAGATTCAGTATTCTCGATAGATTGTGTTTTGTTTGGATTTGATGGAAAGGAGCTGAAAATCCTTTTAATTGAAAGAAATGAAGAGCCATTTAAAGATTGGTGGGCACTGCCCGGTAACATTGTTGGCCCTGATGAAAGTCTTGATCAATCAGCTTCCCGGATTTTATATGAACTTACTGGTTTACGGGGTATATATATGGAACAATACTATGCTTTTGGCGACCCGAACCGGCACCCGCAGGGAAGGGTAATTACGCTTGCTTATTATGCATTGATCCGTTTAGGTGGCGATAAGGAACTTCGCCCGATTAGTACCTATGCGAAACGTGCAAACTGGTTGCCAATTACCGATTTGCCGAAACTCGCATTTGACCACCAGAAAATTTACGATAAAGGGCTCGAAAAGATAAAGCGTCGGATTAAACACCAACCCATTGCTTTCGAACTTTTACCAGAAAAATTTACGTTAACGCAGTTGCAACACGTTTATGAACTGGTTTTGGGCAAAAAGCTCGATAAACGAAACTTTAGAAAGAAGATTGTTAGTTTCGGCGTGCTTAAAGAGCTCGATGAAAAACAAAAGGGAGTTTCCTATCGTGCAGCCACATTATACCGATTTGATAAACGAAAATACGCCAAGCTTTTCGGTAAGGAGATTTCTTTTTAA
- the pfkA gene encoding 6-phosphofructokinase, producing the protein MEPNIKNIAVLTSGGDAPGMNAAIRAVVRTGIYHGINMFGVMQGYQGLITDNIKPMDARSVSNILHLGGTILKTARCLEFKTDEGQQIAYNNLKKNDIDGLVVIGGDGTFTGAKRFSETFGVKVIGIPGTIDNDLVGSDFTLGYDTAINTVIEAIDKIRDTADAHDRLFFIEVMGRDSGCIALRSAIATGAEAVLLPERETSVTELIEKLALGAATKKSSSIVIVAEGHKQGGAYDIAKRVKETFDHYDTKVTILGHLQRGGSPSSFDRILGSRLGFAAVNALIAGKTEQMVGLKGNEIQMTSITEALTSHSFKLEPDLMEMTEVLSI; encoded by the coding sequence ATGGAGCCAAATATCAAAAATATAGCTGTACTTACTTCTGGAGGCGATGCCCCGGGAATGAATGCGGCAATAAGAGCTGTTGTTCGTACCGGAATTTACCATGGCATTAATATGTTCGGTGTAATGCAAGGTTATCAGGGTTTAATTACCGACAACATAAAACCAATGGACGCCCGTTCTGTAAGCAATATTTTACACCTGGGTGGAACCATACTAAAAACAGCACGCTGTTTAGAGTTTAAAACCGACGAAGGACAACAAATTGCCTATAATAACCTGAAAAAAAATGACATTGATGGTTTGGTTGTTATTGGCGGCGACGGAACGTTTACCGGTGCCAAACGCTTCTCTGAAACGTTCGGTGTAAAGGTTATAGGCATTCCGGGTACCATTGATAACGATTTGGTTGGGTCTGACTTTACGCTGGGCTACGATACCGCTATTAATACAGTAATTGAGGCCATCGATAAAATCAGGGATACGGCTGATGCACACGATCGTTTATTTTTTATCGAGGTGATGGGTCGCGATTCGGGTTGTATAGCCTTGAGAAGCGCTATTGCCACGGGCGCAGAGGCTGTATTATTGCCCGAACGTGAAACAAGCGTAACCGAATTGATCGAGAAACTGGCGTTGGGTGCAGCCACAAAAAAATCGTCGAGTATTGTAATTGTAGCGGAAGGACATAAACAAGGCGGTGCTTACGATATTGCAAAGCGGGTTAAAGAAACCTTTGATCATTACGATACCAAAGTAACCATTCTCGGCCACCTGCAACGCGGCGGTAGTCCGAGCAGTTTCGATAGAATTTTAGGCAGCAGGCTTGGTTTTGCAGCGGTTAATGCGTTAATTGCAGGTAAAACAGAACAAATGGTTGGCCTAAAAGGCAACGAAATACAAATGACAAGCATTACTGAGGCCTTAACCTCGCATAGTTTTAAACTAGAGCCAGATTTGATGGAGATGACGGAGGTACTTTCTATATAA